One genomic region from Desulfobacterales bacterium encodes:
- a CDS encoding CBS domain-containing protein: protein MRQKKVIEIVVPYQEGTPYPPAVTMNDKIVHAVELMVNNGIHQIAVVRNNRPVGMIRLEDAFRKLGLQGPLPKDRAYFSRERNKS, encoded by the coding sequence ATGCGCCAAAAAAAAGTAATCGAAATAGTAGTCCCCTATCAAGAAGGCACGCCGTATCCTCCCGCGGTAACGATGAACGATAAGATTGTCCACGCCGTTGAGCTGATGGTGAATAACGGCATCCACCAGATCGCGGTGGTTCGCAACAATCGCCCGGTGGGAATGATTCGGCTGGAAGATGCTTTTCGCAAACTGGGTCTGCAAGGACCGCTCCCGAAAGATCGCGCTTATTTTTCAAGAGAAAGAAACAAATCATAA